A single genomic interval of Pieris rapae chromosome 23, ilPieRapa1.1, whole genome shotgun sequence harbors:
- the LOC110999430 gene encoding COMM domain-containing protein 2: MIIFLSELQKEHLSLLHNHSPQVLIDFCKLTIDYLNNGINEKKYALAAEKLETLPSVIQNLIQALAHLILEGCKHNLSEQNFKSSLAIAGFSDDHQQVLIKFYSKKKRELSAALNLLQQKDPTYQDLAWRFEVQMASKSCPELIKPVVTMDYVLSVPKSYDHSIDKHTHRESHDICISSSVEEAKAASHCQNVVKHVIMQCDLPTLVHLTNTLNEAVNESKSQHIRKIQRAL, translated from the exons ATGATCATATTTTTGAGTGAACTACAAAAGGAACATCTCAGTTTGCTTCATAATCATTCCCCACAGG tGCTAATTGACTTCTGCAAATTAACAATTGATTATCTTAATAATGGAAttaatgaaaagaaatatGCCTTGGCAGCAG AGAAATTGGAGACATTGCCATCtgttattcaaaatttgaTTCAAGCCTTAGCTCACCTCATTTTAGAAGGTTGCAAACATAAT TTATCAGAGCAGAATTTTAAATCGTCACTAGCTATCGCAGGATTTTCTGATGATCACCaacaagttttaataaaattctattcaAAAAAGAAGCGAGAGCTCTCCGCTGCATTAAATTTACTCCAACAGAAAGATCCTACATATCAGGACTTGGCTTGGAGATTCGAAGTGCAG ATGGCATCAAAAAGTTGTCCAGAACTAATAAAACCCGTGGTCACTATGGACTATGTTCTATCTGTACCAAAAAGCTACGACCATAGTATAGACAAACATACCCATAGAGAATCACATGATATTTGTATAAGTTCTTCAGTAGAAGAAGCAAAGGCAGCTAGCCATTGTCAAAATGTAGTAAAACACGTTATAATGCAATGTGATTTACCAACATTAGtacatttaactaatacaTTGAACGAGGCTGTCAACGAATCGAAGAGTCAACATATACGGAAGATTCAAAGagcattgtaa
- the LOC110999424 gene encoding uncharacterized protein LOC110999424 has product MSSGTKECKNKFITDDIDDFITFEQKQSPKCKKSLKRRKLVDEMDQDISRKDVCNKKGKKSNRITDDSQICCEYKQKILNNMNTQLDSGKKMNETFQKKVSEFIKDLERDYSVLKNNVKELEDFTTSTMNCLHQTTTAIKQKIDILKEMEQTYKKQCKATDETHQLEINQLEEDLNEEVEKVKEKLASATKKSYLEMFQRSFIQAMKNNN; this is encoded by the exons ATGAGTTCCGGAACAAAggaatgtaaaaataagttcatAACAGACGATATTGATGATTTCATAACGTTTGAGCAAAAACAATCACCAAAATGTAAGAAGTCTCTAAAGCGTCGTAAACTCGTTGATGAAATGGATCAAGACATTTCTCGAAAAGatgtttgcaataaaaaagGCAAAAAAAGTAACAGAATTACCGATGACTCGCAAATATGTTGcgaatataaacaaaagatatTGAATAATATGAACACGCAGTTAGACTCCGG GAAAAAAATGAACGAGACTTTCCAAAAGAAAGTGTCTGAATTCATAAAAGATTTGGAGAGAGATTATTCTGTGTTAAAGAACAATGTGAAAGAGTTGGAAGATTTCACTACTTCCACTATGAATTGCCTGCATCAAACTACAACTGCGATTAAgcaaaaaattgatattttaaaggaaatgGAGCAGACTTATAAAAAACA ATGTAAAGCTACGGACGAAACACACCAATTAGAAATAAACCAATTAGAGGAAGATTTAAATGAAGAGGTGGagaaagtaaaagaaaaattggCATCTGCAACTAAGAAGAGTTATTTAGAAATGTTTCAACGATCCTTTATTCAAGCTATGAAGAATAATAACTAA
- the LOC110999428 gene encoding AP-3 complex subunit delta: MALKKVKGNFERMFDKNLTDLVRGIRNNKDNEAKYIAQCMEEIKVELRQDNIGVKANAVAKLTYLQMLGYDISWAIFNIIEVMSSNKFTFKRIGYLAASQSFHADSELLMLTTNMIRKDLNAQNQYEAGLALSGLSCFISHDLARDLANDIMTLMSSTKPYLRMKAVLMMYKVFLRYPEALRPAFPKLKEKLEDPDPGVQSAAVNVVCELARKNPKNYLSLAPVFFKLMTTSTNNWMLIKIIKLFGALTPLEPRLGKKLIEPLTNLIHSTSAMSLLYECINTVIAVLISISSGMPGHTASVQLCVQKLRILIEDSDQNLKYLGLLAMSRILKSHPKSVHAHKDLVLACLDDKDESIRLRALGLLYGMVSKKNLMEIVKKLMAHMERAEGTLYRDELLTRMIEICAQNNYQHVVDFEWYVTVLAELTEMETSSKHGCMIASQLTEVGARVADVRAFAARECSAMCARSAATPPGPASREVLYAAAYVLSEYCTEESVMRESISSVLGCARTGGGAMRARAVCVHAAIKLIAKLLLLYEQRGDRDSAINVIQEAISNLTPLLCSEDMEVQERAHNATALLTLLMKRIDPTADLNEIVDTLVEHDSNGVSNEVELNGETGNFSNGLIEEFASLFEGELKPVAPKAQKKVPMPADLDLSQWLSHERWSSDSSSSEDECSAVFTVPQPDARPVTHLTQDELEMLREARRQEQANNPHYLKDDSPRSYQQDDIPIAEIALEVPLQVQSKRSDKYLVLRESSKKTKKEKRQTKKRKSKQKHTTESDSDDGEAALSRRPEVETGGELPEGAALSDEDTQPTASDPHRALDLDLDVPLRDEELLVTRVKQYPAPGEKITLEKAKKEKRTEKKKRSKPKTEDLIPITDVNNATDKTDKHKTKTKKDKDSKKKKSKKDKHGTKLGYEEALGISTPSKEVI; the protein is encoded by the exons atggctttaaaaaaggttaaagGTAACTTTGAAAGGATGTTTGATAAAAATCTCACGGATTTAGTGCGTGGGATCCGAAATAACAAAGATAATGAG GCAAAATATATAGCACAATGTATGGAAGAAATCAAGGTGGAATTACGACAAGATAATATAGGAGTGAAAGCGAATGCCGTCGCGAAACTAACATat CTCCAAATGCTTGGATATGATATATCTTGggcaatttttaatattatagaagtTATGAGTTCAAATAAGTTTACTTTCAAAAGGATTGGGTATTTAGCTGCTAGTCAATCATTCCATGCAGATTCTGAGTTACTTATGTTAACTACTAATATGATAAGAAAAGATCTGAATGCTCAAAATCAATATGAAGCTGGACTTGCTTTAAGTGGGCtaagttgttttatttctcatGACTTGGCAAGAGATTTAGCTAATGACATCATGACACTG ATGAGTTCAACTAAGCCTTACCTAAGAATGAAAGCAGTGTTGATGATGTATAAGGTATTTTTAAGGTATCCAGAAGCACTAAGGCCGGCATTCCCTAAACTTAAGGAGAAATTAGAAGATCCAGATCCtg GTGTACAGTCGGCAGCAGTGAATGTAGTGTGTGAATTAGCAAGAAAGAATCCTAAAAATTATCTATCTTTAGCTCCAGTGTTCTTCAAACTGATGACAACGtctactaataattggatgtTGATAAAGATTATCAAATTG TTTGGTGCCTTGACCCCATTAGAGCCTCGACTTGGCAAGAAACTGATAGAACcattaactaatttaattcataG taCGTCGGCTATGTCGTTATTATACGAATGCATCAACACGGTGATAGCAGTGCTGATAAGCATCAGTAGTGGAATGCCAGGGCATACTGCATCAGTTCAGCTGTGTGTGCAGAAATTAAGAATACTCATTGAGGATAGCGATCAGAAtt tgAAATATTTGGGCCTATTGGCTATGTCGAGGATACTAAAATCTCATCCGAAGTCGGTGCACGCTCACAAAGATCTAGTATTGGCCTGCCTAGATGATAAGGACGAGTCTATAAGACTTAGGGCTTTGGGACTGTTATATGGAATG GTATCGAAGAAGAATCTAATGGAAATTGTGAAGAAATTAATGGCCCATATGGAACGAGCGGAGGGGACGCTGTACCGGGACGAATTGTTGACACGAATGATAGAGATATGTGCGCAGAATAATTACCAACACGTCGTTGACTTTGAGTGGTACGTCACAGTACTCGCTGAACTCACGGAGATGGAGACCAGCTCGAAACATG GATGCATGATAGCATCCCAGTTGACAGAGGTGGGCGCGCGCGTGGCCGACGTGCGTGCGTTCGCAGCGCGCGAATGCAGTGCTATGTGCGCTCGCTCAGCGGCCACGCCCCCCGGCCCCGCCTCTAGGGAGGTTCTATATGCGGCCGCATATGTTCTCTCTGAATATTGCAC tgAGGAATCGGTCATGCGCGAGTCGATATCGTCGGTGCTTGGATGCGCACGTACGGGCGGCGGGGCGATGCGTGCACGTGCCGTCTGCGTACACGCCGCCATCAAGCTCATTGCGAAACTGTTGTTGCTCTACGAGCAGAGAGGTGATCGGGATAGTGCTATCAAT GTGATACAAGAAGCTATATCCAATCTGACGCCTCTGTTGTGTAGTGAGGATATGGAAGTACAAGAAAGGGCGCACAATGCTACGGCcctattaacattattaatgaaacGGATTGACCCAACGGCTGACTTAAATGAGATCGTCGATACGTTGGTGGAACATGACAG TAACGGTGTATCAAACGAAGTGGAGCTAAACGGCGAGACCGGGAACTTCAGCAATGGGCTGATAGAAGAGTTTGCGAGTTTATTCGAAGGAGAACTTAAGCCCGTCGCCCCCAAAGCGCAGAAGAAAGTGCCGATGCCTGCCGA CCTGGACCTATCCCAATGGCTGTCACATGAGCGCTGGTCATCAGACAGTTCCAGCTCCGAAGACGAGTGCAGTGCAGTCTTCACCGTGCCACAGCCTGATGCAAGGCCCGTCACGCATCTAACGCAGGATGAACTGGAAatg CTTCGCGAAGCCCGAAGACAGGAGCAAGCGAACAATCCCCATTATCTCAAAGATGACTCTCCGCGCTCGTACCAACAAGATGACATCCCAATCGCTGAGATCGCACTAGAAGTGCCCTTACAGGTGCAAT ctAAACGATCTGACAAGTACTTAGTTTTGAGAGAGAGTTCCAAGAAGACAAAGAAAGAGAAGAGACAGACGAAGAAACGCAAGAGCAAGCAGAAACATACCACCGAATCTGACAGCGatg ATGGTGAGGCAGCCTTGTCCCGACGTCCAGAGGTGGAGACTGGGGGCGAACTCCCGGAGGGGGCTGCGCTCTCAGACGAAGACACCCAACCCACGGCATCCGACCCTCACCGGGCCTTGGATTTGGATCTTGATGT ccCGCTACGCGATGAAGAGTTACTCGTTACGAGAGTGAAACAATACCCGGCGCCGGGAGAGAAAATCACATTAGAAAAAGCGAAGAAAGAGAAGAGAACAGAGAAGAAGAAGAGATCCAAACCCAAAACTGAGGATTTAATACCGATAACTGATGTAAATAATGCAACGGACAAGACTGATAAAcacaagaccaagaccaagaAAGATAAGGATTCCAAGAAGAAGAAAtctaaaaaag ACAAACACGGAACAAAACTCGGTTACGAAGAAGCCTTAGGCATATCCACGCCAAGCAAGGAagttatttag